The following are from one region of the Methanobacterium veterum genome:
- a CDS encoding flippase gives MNTAKRIFKNTSILFIAQVVNYILAFFYTIYLARYLGVSGFGVLTFGISFTTIMGVTADLGLSILAVREIARDKSISSGYTGNLIVIKLVLSSITMGLIVLFMNLFNYPSQTIQVVYLLAIWMLFTSFTQLFYSVFQAYEEMEYQSLGTILYSILLFSGVIYGIFNNFSIEWFALIYLIVSGVTLAYTVFIQITRFPRPSLQVNWNFWKSKLTLALPLSIASIFSTIAFRVDTVLLSLFQGYVVVGLYTAPYKIIEVLLFIPSVYSAVIFPVLSRFHVSSKESFQLIYVKSIKYMIILGLPIAAGITILSKDIILLLYQSAFSGSVVALQILIWTVPLLLLTTSFGIILISMNKQVLAIRLTFIYMIFNIGVNLVVIPQFSYLGAAVVTVLTELVNFTMLFYYLSKFICRVPLHKLIWKPAAATVIMSLFMISVHLNIFITVLLATVIYLALLILFKTFSKGDYDIIRKLVEKG, from the coding sequence ATGAACACTGCAAAACGAATTTTTAAAAATACAAGCATCCTTTTTATCGCTCAAGTTGTTAATTATATCCTGGCTTTCTTTTACACCATTTACCTGGCCCGTTATCTAGGGGTATCTGGTTTTGGTGTTTTAACATTTGGGATATCTTTTACCACAATTATGGGAGTAACAGCTGACTTAGGGCTTTCTATACTGGCAGTAAGAGAAATTGCAAGGGATAAATCTATTTCTTCAGGCTATACTGGAAATCTTATTGTAATCAAACTGGTTTTGAGTTCCATTACAATGGGCCTCATTGTGTTATTTATGAACTTATTTAACTACCCTTCCCAGACTATTCAGGTGGTTTATCTTCTGGCAATCTGGATGTTATTTACATCATTTACTCAGCTCTTTTATTCGGTATTCCAGGCATATGAAGAAATGGAATACCAGTCCCTGGGAACAATTTTATACAGTATCCTGCTGTTTTCAGGGGTAATTTATGGAATATTCAACAATTTCAGTATAGAGTGGTTTGCCCTAATTTATTTGATAGTAAGTGGAGTGACTCTGGCTTACACTGTTTTTATTCAGATTACAAGGTTTCCAAGGCCCAGTTTACAAGTAAACTGGAATTTTTGGAAGTCCAAACTGACCTTAGCCTTGCCTTTATCCATTGCTTCAATTTTCTCTACCATCGCTTTTAGGGTAGACACAGTTCTACTTTCATTATTTCAAGGTTACGTTGTGGTAGGATTGTATACAGCCCCATATAAAATAATAGAAGTCCTTCTTTTTATCCCCAGTGTTTACAGTGCGGTCATATTTCCTGTACTCTCCAGATTTCATGTTTCTTCAAAGGAATCCTTCCAATTAATTTACGTAAAATCTATCAAATATATGATTATTCTGGGCCTGCCCATTGCCGCTGGAATCACCATTCTATCTAAGGATATAATTCTGCTTCTTTATCAATCTGCATTTTCAGGGTCTGTAGTGGCGCTTCAGATTTTAATCTGGACTGTCCCACTTCTACTTTTAACTACAAGCTTTGGGATAATTTTAATATCCATGAATAAACAGGTTTTAGCCATCAGGCTTACGTTTATTTATATGATTTTTAATATAGGTGTTAATCTGGTGGTAATACCTCAATTCAGTTATTTAGGTGCTGCAGTTGTAACAGTACTTACAGAATTAGTAAACTTTACCATGCTTTTCTACTACCTGTCCAAGTTCATCTGCAGAGTACCTCTTCACAAACTAATTTGGAAACCAGCCGCAGCAACAGTTATTATGTCCTTATTCATGATTTCAGTACATTTAAATATATTCATCACAGTTTTACTCGCCACTGTCATATATCTTGCTCTTTTAATTCTCTTTAAAACATTTTCTAAAGGGGATTATGACATAATCAGAAAATTAGTAGAAAAGGGATAA
- a CDS encoding CPBP family glutamic-type intramembrane protease, giving the protein MSDGNNDKNSYRLLENYNNLLEQFGKLKNGHMAAKVLVRIGDLYRDLMNHGKAMENYNLALKLFHDEDDTWGEAFTLESMGNLWKSAKVYSEARKFYQQSLENFQVIGNWEMEKNILNRISGCYLAEGSIEDALDVHKKIDELPLDVAQFFINQVHIKRLLNEIGGIRPTRAQSLTLISYSLILILSELVTTYYMTSWGIILHVILISSLVINSTLTKSVKFSYLLQAMILLPLIRIMSLSIPVMELEPLYWLALMSVPVLAAVWMLMQGQCLSRKIVGLNSRNLILQLLVGLTGLGFGFVEYLILQPTALISNLSPVNVIFAGSIVIISTGLLEELVFRGIIQRNAENIMGKVWGIIFTSLLFVGFNISWNSPMDLLFIFGVSIFYGYIFQKTRSILGISVSHGICNVVLFIILPFFLI; this is encoded by the coding sequence ATGAGCGATGGTAACAATGATAAAAATTCATATAGGTTACTTGAAAATTATAATAATTTATTAGAACAATTTGGAAAGCTTAAAAATGGCCATATGGCTGCTAAAGTACTGGTAAGGATAGGGGACCTTTATAGAGATCTCATGAACCATGGTAAAGCTATGGAGAATTATAATCTTGCCCTTAAACTTTTTCATGATGAAGATGATACATGGGGAGAAGCATTTACTCTTGAATCTATGGGTAACCTTTGGAAAAGTGCGAAAGTGTATTCTGAAGCACGTAAATTTTATCAACAGTCCTTAGAAAATTTTCAGGTAATTGGGAATTGGGAAATGGAAAAGAATATTTTAAACAGGATTTCGGGCTGTTATCTGGCTGAAGGATCTATAGAAGATGCACTGGATGTCCATAAGAAGATCGATGAATTACCATTAGACGTGGCCCAGTTTTTTATAAACCAGGTACATATTAAAAGGCTGCTAAATGAAATTGGGGGTATTAGGCCTACAAGGGCACAGTCTTTAACTTTAATTTCTTATAGTTTGATACTTATACTGTCTGAACTGGTAACTACTTACTACATGACCTCCTGGGGGATTATTTTACATGTAATTTTAATTTCAAGTCTGGTAATTAATTCTACACTGACTAAGTCAGTTAAATTTTCATACCTTTTACAGGCCATGATTTTACTGCCTTTAATAAGGATCATGAGTTTGAGTATACCTGTTATGGAGTTGGAGCCTCTTTACTGGTTGGCTCTGATGTCAGTACCTGTTTTGGCTGCTGTATGGATGTTAATGCAGGGCCAGTGCCTGAGCAGGAAAATTGTCGGGCTTAACTCAAGGAATTTAATTTTACAGCTGCTGGTAGGTCTTACGGGTCTTGGTTTTGGGTTTGTGGAGTATTTGATACTTCAGCCCACTGCTCTTATATCAAATTTAAGCCCGGTAAATGTGATTTTTGCAGGTTCAATTGTGATAATATCCACAGGACTACTGGAAGAATTGGTATTTAGGGGAATTATCCAGAGAAATGCTGAAAATATTATGGGGAAAGTTTGGGGGATCATTTTTACTTCCTTGCTTTTTGTAGGGTTTAATATCAGCTGGAACTCTCCCATGGATTTGCTCTTTATTTTTGGAGTTTCAATCTTTTATGGGTATATATTCCAAAAAACGCGCAGTATACTAGGGATAAGCGTTTCCCACGGCATCTGCAACGTGGTTCTTTTTATTATACTGCCGTTTTTCCTAATTTGA